The following coding sequences are from one Heptranchias perlo isolate sHepPer1 chromosome 13, sHepPer1.hap1, whole genome shotgun sequence window:
- the LOC137331444 gene encoding heat shock protein beta-7-like: protein MSSLSSSSTFRSECYSNYNRRSSGDPCFDQYIDAARNLFEDEVEKSSFRNGHFVRPRNESFGYTAPVSGRPGSLGNVRTVGDTYQVTADVSQFDPEEIIVTMYNYQIVIKAEKVAEDGIIINTFTHKCQLPEDMDPMSVGCSLTDAGILIINVRRSPLKQAESPQPVYRSEVKL, encoded by the exons ATGTCATCCCTTAGTTCTTCCTCAACTTTCAGATCTGAGTGTTACAGCAATTATAATCGAAGATCTTCAGGTGATCCCTGCTTTGATCAGTACATAGATGCAGCGCGTAATTTATTTGAGGATGAGGTGGAAAAATCATCCTTCAGGAATGGCCACTTTGTAAGACCTAGAAATGAGTCCTTTGGATACACAG CTCCTGTATCTGGGCGTCCAGGAAGCCTTGGAAACGTCAGAACTGTTGGGGATACTTATCAAGTCACAGCTGATGTCAGTCAGTTTGACCCAGAAGAAATCATTGTCACAATGTACAATTACCAAATAGTCATCAAAGCAGAAAAG GTGGCTGAAGATGGGATCATCATAAACACCTTCACTCATAAGTGTCAGCTCCCTGAAGATATGGACCCTATGTCTGTGGGCTGTTCACTGACAGATGCCGGTATTCTGATAATCAATGTTAGAAGGAGTCCACTGAAACAAGCAGAATCACCACAGCCAGTTTATAGAAGTGAAGTTAAGCTGTAG